A DNA window from Ammospiza nelsoni isolate bAmmNel1 chromosome 31, bAmmNel1.pri, whole genome shotgun sequence contains the following coding sequences:
- the LOC132085524 gene encoding zinc finger protein 239-like — MERREDKCPWQNLVEEAILSGSTAQDANGEEKASLGREGDQRWSQSSELVLHEQLHDGEKPHTCVECGKSFRWKSNLIKHQRIHTGEKPYECSECRKCFSRSSHLITHQRIHTGEKPHECGECGKSFSQSSSLMKHQRIHTGERPYKCSKCGKCFSQSSSLIRHQRTHTEERPYECSKCGKRFKISSYLLQHYWIHRVERPFQCPDCGKGFKHNSTLVTHRRIHTGARPYECPQCGKSFSKSSHLTQHQRRHH; from the exons atggagaggAGGGAGGACAAATGCCCGTGGCAGAACCTGGTGGAAGAGGCCATTTTGAGCGGCTCCACGGCGCAGGATGCCaacggggaggaaaa agccagcctgggccgGGAAGGCGACCAGAGATGGAGCCAGAGCTCGGAGCtggtgctccatgagcagctccatgatggggagaagccccacacgtgcgtggagtgtgggaagagcttcaggtggAAGTCCAACCTGATCAagcaccagaggatccacactggggagaagccctaTGAGTGTTCTGAGTGTAGGAAGTGCTTCAGCCGGAGCTCCCACCTGATCACGCAtcagaggatccacactggggaaaagCCCCATGaatgtggggagtgtgggaagagcttcagccagagctccagcctCATGAagcaccagaggatccacactggagaAAGGCCGTACAAGTGTTCCAAGTGCGGAAAgtgcttcagccagagctctaGCCTGATCaggcaccagaggacccacactgaggagaggccctacgagtgttccaagtgtgggaagaggtttaaGATCAGCTCCTATCTCCTCCAGCACTATTGGATTCACAGAGTGGAGAGGCCCTTCCAATGCCCCgactgtgggaagggattcAAGCACAACTCCACCCTTGTcacccaccggcgcatccacactggggcgAGGCCttacgagtgtccccagtgtgggaagagcttctccaaGAGCTCTCACTTGACCCAACACCAACGGAGGCACCACTAA